tatattatcatgTCCCATAAATGTTTCATTGTTTACTTTTTTTGATACATCATATTGCTTGATAAAATTGGAAActttattttgttcttttttattttttttaacattattataatgttCTATATCATCTATCATTTTTATGCTATCAATGTTCtctttattaattttatgGTTCATGTTGTgttcattattttctaGTAGTCGAAGGctattattcttatatttattagCTTCATTTGTATATTCACCTTGACAATAATTTTGAGAATAATCTTCATTGcttgtttttattttttttgtttttcgttctgataataataattttttcaagtcaaaattatatatgttaaaaaaGTTTCCATATGTAAAAACATTTCTCATTCCTCTTTTTTGTATTTCTTGTAAGTTATCAGATAgatgtatatttttattatataaataatgttGTCTATCTAAATGTGTGCTAAATATTAAATCATTACATTCTTTattcatcttttttttctgaCATAAAAGATCGTCAAAAAAAGGagaatttattttttcatctttGTAACCTGCCCATCTTAATGTTGTTCGTCTATCACAATGATGATCATTATAATgtgaatatttataaggATATTCTAAATCGGAATTGTATTcatcataaatattattaaaaataatattatcacaaatattattatcataaatattattatcacaaatattattatcataaatattattatcacaaatattattatcacaaatattattatcacatATGTTATTACCACATAAGTTATTTTCTTCGTTGTCATTTTTTCCTCCTCTCAAATCAATATCACAATACAATGACttatcataataaatattattcaaacGTGATATAAGTGTTACACCATTATTTTGagatatattatcatataattcaATAAATCGTTCATCTTTATCTTTTGTCATTAGATTTCTTCTTATTAAGAATATACttccattttttaaaaaaatatatatacacatgtaactataaaaaaatgatttttttctatatatataatcatatattaaatcatatccatttatatttttattaaaaaattcagttatataactattttttcctaataattcattttttgttttcatttttttctttcctttttcatcattatctAAAAGATTTATATCATTACTTTTTTTTGATACTGGCATACGTCTTAATATATGGAATTgattattatcattacaAGATAATAATCTTGAAGaatttgttatatttatattattcttagTATGACTTAAataagaattatatttaaattgtgcatattttttattattaatttttttttgaattttcgtttttaataatgaattaCAAATactataattattatgattcaatgtattttttttatttatatattttttaatattattataatatttacaatGATTCctttcatatatattattattacattcatatgtattattattacattcatatgtattattattactatttttttttttatttttttttatttttttttttttattatttaaaaatgtaatttGATTTAATCTAAACTTATTATGATCATTAAACAGATGtgtattcatattatttaataataaagaattttcattttgattcatataaaatgttatatattttattaattttttaatttctttaatatttggtttattttttattatattactttttttttttttttttcctttttctttttcttttttcttatcatctataaaattaatacGATTGTTTAATTTGGTATTACTTTCGAgtttataattttgtaaTTTCGTTTTTATTTGTGTTTTTTTAGAAACTAAAAAttgatttttataatttcttaaATAAACTTTTTGTATGTTCCctatagatatattattttctaacTTTTCTATAATACTCATATTTATAGATTCAACAGTTGTATTTAATTgtgatatattaaaagaatataataaagtTATAACAGTATAGTTATAtaattgatatatataatataaaccacttatattatatatataaaaaaatatatacatattactattatctatataaaatgtttttattatattaattcCACATACATTTTCTAAAggtataataaaattatctaataataatttactttctaaattatatatacttaataatgatgtatcacatttattattattattattattattattattattagttaagatatatatataataattgtcaaatataaaattaatcATACGTCCTAATAATTCATCTTCccataatatataatatttgttatatatttgtttctttttatctatatttttatctttatttttattttttattaaaacatCTTCATGTAAGCAACAAATACGACAATTTTCATATCTATTGTCTAATATGAAAATTCTATCCATAAACTTTttataatgtatattatctatattatcagaattatctttttcttttttaattcttttgtcattcatattttttatatcatcattattataattattattattattattattattattattgttgttgtgtttctttatattatttatttcttcacATGGCTCTAActtattattcttattaaGCATTTCAGCATGATAATTAGAACCAGATTTTATTACACaattcttattatttaatatattatcatgTAACATATCTTGATTACTTCCATATCTATTTTGAacatattttctttttttcatattataaggataatcattttcatttatatcattttcatttatatcattttcatttatatcattttcatttatatcacTTCCATTTGTATCATTTCCATTTATATCACTTccatttatatcattttcttcttgttgataatatcttttataaaCATCATGTACTTGCCCTTTTTCTTTCTCCATATAACTTTGTTTAATCATGCTTCTCCTTTCATATCCatcatctttttttttttgttctatattattatcatttcTTGATTCTTTAAAACTACACATAAAGTCATCCTTATTTTCTAAGCCTTCACTTCCAAGTAATTCTCTTCTACtataatttatatcatcatgATCTCctttatcatataaatatgtattcATAGAATCATGTTTccatttattataatcaccttcttctttttttatcaacctatttatattatcttcattggaaatcatttttttctttggATTCTTCATTTTGCTACTTTCAATGTTATTGCCGcaatttaaataatgagCATCAACATgttcatcattttttaattttttaacaCATCCATGAGATTCTTCCTTCATAATTTCATTGGTTTCCTTTTTCTTCATAAGAACATTTTTATCTCCATATTTCTTGTTGTCATATATTTGACGTTCCATATGCAACAAATTGATATCAtcatttgttttattattaattacATCGTTATTTTCAACATTAGAAAAGAACATGGATgtattattcatatttttatttttgtttttattattaatttcatttgatgaaaagaaaacatcattcttcttcttattattattatgtttcttttcatttatattatctacACTTTTTCTCTTGGATTGTTTTTTTTGCATGTTATTAGAACCACATTTATCTCGATCATTTGAATCATCATGTTTTTCTTtagaaagaaaaatattctCATTAGGTTCAAAAGTATTGAATACTGTAAATTGTGGATTGAAGTTATCCCATTCAATATCTGAATTATCAgcattattatttttttttttactaGTTGATgtatttttctttttatttttctcttcctttttttcattttttatacatgTTCCTTTATCAGCATCTGAATGTGCATTAGATTCTCCATTAGAATATGCAATAGATTCTACATTAGAATGCACAGCAGATTCGACATTCGAATATATATTCGATTCGATAACACACTCTGCATTACACAACGTTTTAGTGTTTATAGTTATTGATTTATTCATATCTTTCTTCATAGAAGAATTAGAATCCATATTAGATGTTTTATTCAAAGTTTTTGTTGAATTGTTAGGATCACTTGGATTTTTACAGGTAGATTTGTCTATAGATAATGTTTCCATTACAACGTTGttaatatctttattattatgatcattgttaatatctttattattatgatcattgttaatatctttattattatgttcattgttaatatctttattattatgttcattattcacatatttattatcatcttcattattcacatatttattattattatcttcattattcacatatttattattattatcttcattattcatatctttatttacattttttgTATCCTTTTCTATCATGTTTGCCCTTTCCCTTTTTGATTCCTTCCTTTTATCATTGCTTCCACCGGACTTACTCTCCCTCCTTTTGTCATTTGTAGTACTGCCTTTACtatctctttttttttcattagTATCTTTTTGTTTATTCTCTGCCTTTTTTTTGTCAGTTGAATCCTTTGCTTTACTTTCCCTTTTTTTGTAATTGGTATCCTTTTgtttatcttttttttcacttgcttctgtttttttatttactttttttttctctgCACTTTTATCTTTACTCAAATCAACAAcattatttacatttaaGCTTTGATCAATATTAAATAAGGCAAATCCATgattgttttttttattaatatcatcaAACTTAGAAAATGATTGTGTAACTATAGGAATAGTAGATTCATACATATCTTTACCATCTTCcttattataattatttcttattatatctaAAATTCTTAAATTAACTTGACTATTAGTTGAATCTAATGTATCATATTCTCTTAAATAATTTGTAAAActttcaaaataataatcatcatctttaaaattattattgagattattcatattattattattattatttatattattcatattacGTGGAGTGTTATTATTAGAAggatttttttttttttcaatacTTTCTTCGAcaacattttttatactaTCTCCTCTAACAATTTCATTGTTTGTCATGTcgttcatattttttaaagtatacgattcattatttatttctgttttttttttagagtgtttatttgtttttcCATCTTTATTACTATAACTACAATTAGtattactattactattattattattgttactgtttatgatattattattcatattattatttattatattagTTACATTTGAAATGATCGGTTTACTCatttttttacttttcataggttttgtttttttttctgtatTAGGGTCTTCGTCTATACTATTATCGTTGCTAATGctatttcttttttcagATTTGTTTATGgtatttttctttttcttttttttatcatcatcattattgttgttattattattgttattattattattattattattattattattattattattattattattattattgttatgttctattatatttccatattcatcatataaatatttaatttttggTGTTATTCTATTTTTAACTTTTTTATCTACATGCTGATAATTCTCTTTGATTTGTTTTGGTTTTACAACCTTAGATTCTACGTCTTtttcaataatattataattagGACCTATATTACTTATATctattttaatattataataaaatggTCTTAATCGTAATTTTAAAACTTCCAActgtattatatatacagATCCATTAGAAGCTCCTATTACTAATTGATCATATTTTTCTGACCATGTTAAATCCACTGCACATGTCTGTTCTTCTAAAAGATTTtgaataattaaaaaacaACGTGcatatttattcattttcttttttctttttaatatgagtttttttttttccaaagaatatttagtaatattttttttgtcttCATTACCACAAATCATggtatttttattaatcatattatttttactattaatatcttttataCATGTTGACGATTTTCTCTTCAATCTcttcaaaaatattttccAAATTGATATAACCCCGTTGTCACTACACTGACAATACAAactatataatttttttttctgaaCATCGATAAATACCTTTTGTCCTATTTTGGCTAGTCGTATACAACTTCCATGTCCATCTAGAAATATTCTATTCctattaattttttcattgttttttatttttaataagaTACCACAGTTTCTTCCATTATTTGGAATATGAGTAATGCTAGCATATTTGCCAAATGTATCAAAGTAAATATGACGAATAGTAGGAgtatctatatttttatattttttattcatattcTCTTCATAgatataatgaaaatattcTCTAGCTAAAGGTTGTGGTGCAGTAACAAAATTGTTATGTAAGCCACTTTTTTTGTCATATGTAAAATGACCTAcattattatgatatatattatttgtattattattattattattattataattcattCCACTTATTACATATTGCTCATCTATATTTGTTTTTCCATTATTCTCATAAAAATTAGCagaataatttttattatctccagagatattaatttttttccatataCATGTAATATTATCACTACTTTGTGCTATAATTGAATTATTACTAGGATGAAAACATACAcctttaatattttctgTAGTAccattaaaaaataatttatgaACGATAATAGATCTTcttaaattaaaaatatatacaacaCCTTTTGATACACCACATACAACATGTTCATTATCTCTAGACCATGAAAGATCAAAAATTTCTCCATTTTCTGGTATTTTTACACATTTTGTCATTTTCCATTCTTCTTTATTTCCTATTGATGAATATGTTGTACtaatcatattattatcattatttatattattcatattatttatattatttatattattcacattattcacattattcatattactcacattattattattattattcatattattcatattactcatattattattcatgttgtcgttattttttttcatttcatccattattttttttttttgcaaATCCAATTCATAACACACCAATGTGCCTCCACTATCACAGCTAGCCAAAAAGAGACCATTAAAACTCCAGCGTATCgtattaatataaacaaGTTTATGATCGTTGcttacaaataataattcaatatttattttattattccttaaagatttatcatataaaggaatatgatatatttttatttgatgCAAGCTAGAAATTGCTAGTCTATTCATATCACTATGTGCCTGGAAGTCTAAGCTCGTGATCTTCTCATTTTCGGAGTTCAAATTTAGCTTCTCAATATACATCTTTTAAAAGGccatacatacatacatacaaaaaaaaaaaaaatatatatatatataatataatatacatatgtaatatatgtataatattatttatacatttaatgtatatttttataaattcacgtaagaaaaaaaataaaaaaaaaaaaaaaatcagAGGGGTGGTGGTGAAGCATAATATTCTTAATTATTActtctttttaaaaaaaaaaaaaaaaaaaaaaactacaaaaaaataaaattatacatatatataaaatataaaatatataatatatgttatatatatatatatatatatatatatatatttaatatactcataaacaaattaaatCACTCATTTTGAAATAGgaattgaaaatataatcttattctttaaatatatatatatataaagaaatcTCTTTAAAAATCATTtcacaaatatataaaaaatatgtacatatcaaagaaatatatgtaaatattatattaaaacatattaccacataatacaataaaaataaagaaatatatttacatatatattatatatatatatatgtataattttttaattgcTATTTTggtaatatttattttgatgtatttatttattttttttttttcttgccttattttttgtaattcatattatgtattataaataaataatatatattttagtGTACTAGAATAGaatatttatgtaatataaaaaatatatatattataatatatacatatatacatatatataataatattcttttcttttattttcttttcttttattttcttttattttattttcttttcttttattttcttttatttattttttttatttttatatttttttatttattttttgggtatatatattataaatattattttataaaaataaagtcAAAATTGTGCGTACACttagaaatatatatatgtagatcaataaattcaaaattaatattacggcatattttttttttattttacagtattctttaattatataatatatatataaataatattttatatttatttttttcgtctccatttttatgatcttgaaaaataaataattcaattttttaatatacatatgtccttcatattttttattcttaaaTGTTTCATTCTTTCTTTCTTtcctttatattataaagttttttttaaattaaaaggatacaaaaaaataaaaaaataaaaaaataaaaaaataaaataaaataaaataaaaaaaatggaagatatttatgtgaaatatatatttattttttaatatatttttatattttttttccagGTTGCACACcacaaaattatatatttaattttttaaaaataaaaataaaaatatatatatatatatatatatatatatatataacatatattcatttttatattccaAATTTGATATGTAGTTgctttatattttatgaaagGTAAAACGttcaaatattttcttcactcattttttcattttttttgtaagattttttcttttccttttttataaaatgttttaaGCTATCCGCTctacaaaaaaattcaaaagaaaaaggaaaaaaaaaaaaaaaaaatttatatatgtataaacaatagtaaaaataaatgtatacacacatatatatatatcatatatatatatcatatatatatatcatatatatatataatatatgcattacttgttatttttttgttttatattttttaccCCTTATGTAATGAATGAGCCTTTATAGTGTCTTCTTTTAATCCATACGATATATTTGTCTTCTTGTccttcaaaaaaaaaaaaaaaaaaaaatatacatatataaataaatatatatctacatatatatatatatatataatatatgatttatataatctttatatattatttatatgtgtgtaATATTCATGTACCCTCTTGGTTggttttatatatttttcaagTTCATCCttcaaaattttatttctgttttttattttgttggctccttcatttttttttaactcTGGAAATTTTACGTgtttacaaatataataagaacgttcctataatataaaaatttaaacaaataattaaataaataaataaataatatgtatgaACAAAAAGGTTTACACTATTAAgcatataaatataaatatatatatatatatatatatttatttatttatttatttttattttttaccCTTAATTCCTTTTTATGATTTTCAATGAgactttttttttcctctTGGATGTCAGCTACAGTAACCCCTTTAGCatctttaaaaaaaaaaaataaataaataaatattataaaatttatatgttttatgTGAATAATGATTTACGTGCTTACCGTTTTGTTCTTCGTTTAATTTTCTTCTTATGTTATATGTGTGCTTATAAAAACGACCTTCTTCATCTTctacaaatataaaacataaatgtgtaattatatatatatattgagAATTATCatgtaatataattttcataataaaaaatatttatcgttttaaaatatataaataataccaatatctatattattataaacaCTATTAATTTGATCTTTTAAttctatattttcttcaCAACCTTCATTCTGATTTTTTAGTTTCTgcaataaaaaaaagaaaaagaaatatatatatatatatatatatatatatatatatatattgtaatatgatatatatattaaaatataaataaataattatatatattttttattctcCTTCCAATATgctacatatatatatatatatatatatatatatatttttattatgtacCTTAAAATACTCAAATCGTTCATCTTCGTCgtcttttattttatcatcacatgaattatatgttgacacatattcttttaatttcttatacttatcctttttaatttgtttgtttttttctttcttttggttgcatatatattcttcaaAACTGGTTAAATCCTAcaaagaaaatatatatatatatatatatatatatatatataaataaatttatatctacattttttcatatattagTAAATCCCCTTTTTATAttgattatttttcttaCATCTTTGAGCTCAATAATATCctgaaaagaaaaaaaaaaaaaaaaaaaaaaaaaaaaaata
This region of Plasmodium gaboni strain SY75 chromosome 12, whole genome shotgun sequence genomic DNA includes:
- a CDS encoding hypothetical protein (conserved Plasmodium protein, unknown function), with protein sequence MYIEKLNLNSENEKITSLDFQAHSDMNRLAISSLHQIKIYHIPLYDKSLRNNKINIELLFVSNDHKLVYINTIRWSFNGLFLASCDSGGTLVCYELDLQKKKIMDEMKKNNDNMNNNMSNMNNMNNNNNNVSNMNNVNNVNNINNINNMNNINNDNNMISTTYSSIGNKEEWKMTKCVKIPENGEIFDLSWSRDNEHVVCGVSKGVVYIFNLRRSIIVHKLFFNGTTENIKGVCFHPSNNSIIAQSSDNITCIWKKINISGDNKNYSANFYENNGKTNIDEQYVISGMNYNNNNNNNTNNIYHNNVGHFTYDKKSGLHNNFVTAPQPLAREYFHYIYEENMNKKYKNIDTPTIRHIYFDTFGKYASITHIPNNGRNCGILLKIKNNEKINRNRIFLDGHGSCIRLAKIGQKVFIDVQKKKLYSLYCQCSDNGVISIWKIFLKRLKRKSSTCIKDINSKNNMINKNTMICGNEDKKNITKYSLEKKKLILKRKKKMNKYARCFLIIQNLLEEQTCAVDLTWSEKYDQLVIGASNGSVYIIQLEVLKLRLRPFYYNIKIDISNIGPNYNIIEKDVESKVVKPKQIKENYQHVDKKVKNRITPKIKYLYDEYGNIIEHNNNNNNNNNNNNNNNNNNNNNNNNNNNDDDKKKKKKNTINKSEKRNSISNDNSIDEDPNTEKKTKPMKSKKMSKPIISNVTNIINNNMNNNIINSNNNNNSNSNTNCSYSNKDGKTNKHSKKKTEINNESYTLKNMNDMTNNEIVRGDSIKNVVEESIEKKKNPSNNNTPRNMNNINNNNNNMNNLNNNFKDDDYYFESFTNYLREYDTLDSTNSQVNLRILDIIRNNYNKEDGKDMYESTIPIVTQSFSKFDDINKKNNHGFALFNIDQSLNVNNVVDLSKDKSAEKKKVNKKTEASEKKDKQKDTNYKKRESKAKDSTDKKKAENKQKDTNEKKRDSKGSTTNDKRRESKSGGSNDKRKESKRERANMIEKDTKNVNKDMNNEDNNNKYVNNEDNNNKYVNNEDDNKYVNNEHNNKDINNEHNNKDINNDHNNKDINNDHNNKDINNVVMETLSIDKSTCKNPSDPNNSTKTLNKTSNMDSNSSMKKDMNKSITINTKTLCNAECVIESNIYSNVESAVHSNVESIAYSNGESNAHSDADKGTCIKNEKKEEKNKKKNTSTSKKKNNNADNSDIEWDNFNPQFTVFNTFEPNENIFLSKEKHDDSNDRDKCGSNNMQKKQSKRKSVDNINEKKHNNNKKKNDVFFSSNEINNKNKNKNMNNTSMFFSNVENNDVINNKTNDDINLLHMERQIYDNKKYGDKNVLMKKKETNEIMKEESHGCVKKLKNDEHVDAHYLNCGNNIESSKMKNPKKKMISNEDNINRLIKKEEGDYNKWKHDSMNTYLYDKGDHDDINYSRRELLGSEGLENKDDFMCSFKESRNDNNIEQKKKDDGYERRSMIKQSYMEKEKGQVHDVYKRYYQQEENDINGSDINGNDTNGSDINENDINENDINENDINENDYPYNMKKRKYVQNRYGSNQDMLHDNILNNKNCVIKSGSNYHAEMLNKNNKLEPCEEINNIKKHNNNNNNNNNNNNYNNDDIKNMNDKRIKKEKDNSDNIDNIHYKKFMDRIFILDNRYENCRICCLHEDVLIKNKNKDKNIDKKKQIYNKYYILWEDELLGRMINFIFDNYYIYILTNNNNNNNNNNKCDTSLLSIYNLESKLLLDNFIIPLENVCGINIIKTFYIDNSNMYIFFYIYNISGLYYIYQLYNYTVITLLYSFNISQLNTTVESINMSIIEKLENNISIGNIQKVYLRNYKNQFLVSKKTQIKTKLQNYKLESNTKLNNRINFIDDKKKEKEKGKKKKKSNIIKNKPNIKEIKKLIKYITFYMNQNENSLLLNNMNTHLFNDHNKFRLNQITFLNNKKKKIKKNKKKNSNNNTYECNNNTYECNNNIYERNHCKYYNNIKKYINKKNTLNHNNYSICNSLLKTKIQKKINNKKYAQFKYNSYLSHTKNNINITNSSRLLSCNDNNQFHILRRMPVSKKSNDINLLDNDEKGKKKMKTKNELLGKNSYITEFFNKNINGYDLIYDYIYRKKSFFYSYMCIYIFLKNGSIFLIRRNLMTKDKDERFIELYDNISQNNGVTLISRLNNIYYDKSLYCDIDLRGGKNDNEENNLCGNNICDNNICDNNICDNNIYDNNICDNNIYDNNICDNIIFNNIYDEYNSDLEYPYKYSHYNDHHCDRRTTLRWAGYKDEKINSPFFDDLLCQKKKMNKECNDLIFSTHLDRQHYLYNKNIHLSDNLQEIQKRGMRNVFTYGNFFNIYNFDLKKLLLSERKTKKIKTSNEDYSQNYCQGEYTNEANKYKNNSLRLLENNEHNMNHKINKENIDSIKMIDDIEHYNNVKKNKKEQNKVSNFIKQYDVSKKVNNETFMGHDNIYNINLEDHNKIEDIYNKFSCKEYEQNNINLSHIRPKLIRTNSLPATLSSSFLTGTQSNSLINHNDHNNDNIHNNDNIHNNDNIHSNNFCYSSYSSSNDITSDILTAPSCNFESDEESQEIHDITSSNFLSDMSQDMPPIYNNSNLSIQVKKERNQSEERDDTTLKQNTTPGKRKRNKKEDISSNNIKNKKNNNSREQIKKTTNNHKIKNVSLNEKQYIDDDNVPHPFTIYNKFVYKNFPDIFNCIQTWNKQDKDIKTKKLSKESVYIKTIKYLELQMKYSIYIMNKKAFLNYLYVYFKFLVEYLDISRIHQTFLYFIHTTLNHCQKYFSNFDIYFHNVQPPYWSDTNSLLSMNVHFFFIVLFIYYNFLLPLYILLCRKETKKIYYSFLKFIKEMQNAIFYIQKIFHNHFHKLCI